From the Hevea brasiliensis isolate MT/VB/25A 57/8 chromosome 15, ASM3005281v1, whole genome shotgun sequence genome, one window contains:
- the LOC131173755 gene encoding uncharacterized protein LOC131173755: MYDVGIVFNAVNYDSFGEMIRVIGNYGREMKPLSFHEVRVWLLNKEVQIINDLLESHKVEWKNYGCTLMCDGWTDRKVRTLINFLANSPKGSVFIKSVDASDESKTAALLASLIEKELMEIGPEKVVQVVTDNASNNVVAGRILEANFSHLYWTPCAAHCIDLMLEDIFKIRVFKETFRKAVELTGFIYGSSGVLNMLRKFTNGVELLRPGQTRFATAFITLGRIHLQKANIRKMFTLESWTTNKWAKEVKGKKCERTVLSPAFWNHVVYALKVSDPHVRVLRLVDNKKKPVMGYIYEAMDRAKEAIANSLNGNEEKYKSIFEIIDAR; the protein is encoded by the exons ATGTATGACGTGGGAATAGTTTTTAATGCTGTGAATTATGATAGCTTTGGGGAAATGATTCGAGTAATTGGAAATTATGGGAGAGAAATGAAACCTCTAAGTTTTCATGAGGTTAGAGTTTGGTTACTTAACAAAGAAGTGCAAATCATAAATGATCTTCTTGAGTCTCATAAAGTAGAATGGAAAAATTATGGATGTACATTGATGTGTGATGGATGGACGGATAGAAAAGTGAGAACCTTGATTAATTTCTTGGCTAATAGTCCAAAGGGAAGTGTATTTATTAAATCAGTTGATGCAAGTGATGAATCAAAGACAGCGGCATTGTTGGCTAGTTTGATTGAGAAAGAATTGATGGAAATTGGTCCCGAAAAAGTAGTTCAAGTTGTTACAGATAATGCATCAAATAATGTTGTAGcag GGAGAATATTGGAAGCAAATTTTTCTCATCTATACTGGACTCCATGTGCAGCCCATTGTATAGATTTGATGTTGGAGGATATCTTTAAGATCCGTGTTTTCAAAGAAACATTCCGCAAAGCTGTTGAGCTTACTGGTTTCATATATGGCTCTTCAGGAGTTCTAAACATGTTGCGGAAGTTTACTAATGGAGTAGAATTGCTAAGGCCAGGGCAAACTAGATTTGCTACTGCTTTTATTACACTGGGAAGGATTCATCTTCAAAAAGCCAACATTAGAAAAATGTTTACTTTGGAAAGTTGGACAACTAATAAATGGGCTAAAGAGGTGAAAGGCAAAAAGTGTGAAAGGACGGTTTTGAGTCCTGCCTTCTGGAATCATGTTGTTTATGCTCTTAAGGTTTCCGATCCTCATGTTCGTGTGCTTCGACTtgttgataataaaaaaaaaccagTTATGGGATATATTTATGAAGCCATGGATAGGGCTAAAGAAGCTATTGCCAACTCACTCAATGGCAATGAAGAGAAATACAAGAGCATTTTTGAGATTATTGATGCGAGATAG
- the LOC110659245 gene encoding retrovirus-related Pol polyprotein from transposon RE1 isoform X1, giving the protein MIQNDILHQSSCVDTPSQNGVTERKNWHLLEVTRALLFQMKVPKHFWADAVSTACFLINRMLSSVLNGDIPYTALFFTKSLFPIEPRIFCCTCFVRDVRPQVTKLDPKSLKCVFLGYSLLQKWYSCFSPTLNHYLVSADVTFFESTPFFPQSFVYESQGEEDDLLIYTVQPMSSPLPQPVSSVSRPTRPPIVHVYSRRLEISDSDPPPATSLGDPVPHTDHDSNLDLPIALRKDKRSCTYPIASFVSSNQLSSCSQCFVISLDSVPIPNTVGEALSHLGWCDAMKEEMEALDGNGTWELLPLPTGKKAIGCKWVFTVKVNPDDFVTRRKARLVAKGYAQTYGVDYSDTFSSVAKLTSIRLFISLAATYDRLLHQLDIKNAFLHGYLQEEVYMEQPPGFVAQGELGKVCRLQMSLYGLKQSPRTWFGRFSEAVQEFGMQKSKCDHSVFYRQSEVGLILLVVYVDDIVITGSDSAGISSLKTFLQTQFQTKNLGLLKYFLGIEVMRSKKGIFLSQRKYVLDLLTETGKLGAKSCSAPMTPTLQLLAGDSELFEDPERYRRLVGELNYLTVTRFDITYTVSVVSQFMSSSTVAHWEALEQILCYLKGAPGRCLLYGNHGHLNVECFSDADWAKSKVDRR; this is encoded by the coding sequence ATGATACAAAatgacattcttcatcagtcttcctgtgtggataccccatcccaaaatggcgtgaccgAAAGAAAAAattggcatcttcttgaggtaactcgtgctcttctttttcagatgaaagttcctaaacacttttgggcggatgcagtttctacagcatgttttttgatcaatcgtatgctgtcttctgtccttaatggggatattccttatactgctttgttttttacaaaatctttgtttcctattgaaccccgtattttttgttgtacctgttttgtgcgtgatgttcgtccacaggttactaaattggatccaaaatctctcaaatgtgtcttccttgggtactcccttCTCCAAAAATGGTacagttgtttctctcctactcttaatcattatcttgtttctgcagatgtcacattttttgagtccactccattttttcctcaatcatttgtgtatgagagtcagggggaggaggatgatctcttaatatatactgtccaaccaatgtctagtcctctcccacagcctgtttcttctgtctctagacctactcgacctcccattgttcatgtttattccaggagattggagatttctgactcagatcctccaccagctacttcgttgggagatcctgtacctcatactgatcatgattctaatctagacttacccattgctcttcgtaaagataaacgttcatgtacttaccctatcgcttcttttgtttcttctaatcaattgtcttcttgttctcaatgttttgttatttctttagactctgttcctatccctaatactgttggtgaggcactgtctcatcttggctggtgtgatgctatgaaagaggaaatggaggctttagatggtaatggtacatgggaactgttgcctttgcccactggtaagaaagctattggttgcaaatgggtatttacagtaaaggtaaatcctgatgattTCGTGACTAGGcgaaaagcacgccttgtagcaaaaggatatgctcagacatatggggttgattactctgacactttttcttctgtagctaaacttacttctattcgcttgtttatctctttagcagctacatatgatcggctcctgcatcaattggatatcaagaatgctttccttcatggttatcttcaggaggaggtgtatatggagcaaccacctgggtttgttgctcaaggggagttgggtaaagtttgtaggcttcagatgtctctttatggcttgaaacaaagtcctaggacatggtttgggagattcagtgaagcagtacaggaatttggtatgcaaaagagtaagtgtgatcactcagtattttataggcaatctgaggttggtctaattctcctggtagtctatgtggatgacattgtcatcactgggagtgattctgcaggtatttcatctcttaaaaccttcctccaaacccagtttcagaccaaaaacttgggattattaaagtatttcttgggtattgaagttatgagaagtaagaagggtattttcttgtctcaaagaaaatatgtcctcgatctattgacagagacaggaaaattaggtgctaagtcttgtagtgcaccaatgactccaactttacaactgttagcaggggatagtgagttatttgaagatccagagagatacaggagattggtaggagaattgaactaccttacagtcactcgtttTGACATTACTTATactgttagtgtggtaagtcagtttatgtcttcctcaactgttgctcattgggaagccttagaacaaatcttgtgttacctgaagggcgctccaggaagatgtttgctatatggtaatcatgggcatttgaatgttgaatgtttttcagatgccgactgggctaaatctaaggttgacaggaggtaa
- the LOC110659245 gene encoding retrovirus-related Pol polyprotein from transposon TNT 1-94 isoform X2 yields MIQNDILHQSSCVDTPSQNGVTERKNWHLLEVTRALLFQMKVPKHFWADAVSTACFLINRMLSSVLNGDIPYTALFFTKSLFPIEPRIFCCTCFVRDVRPQVTKLDPKSLKCVFLGYSLLQKWRLEISDSDPPPATSLGDPVPHTDHDSNLDLPIALRKDKRSCTYPIASFVSSNQLSSCSQCFVISLDSVPIPNTVGEALSHLGWCDAMKEEMEALDGNGTWELLPLPTGKKAIGCKWVFTVKVNPDDFVTRRKARLVAKGYAQTYGVDYSDTFSSVAKLTSIRLFISLAATYDRLLHQLDIKNAFLHGYLQEEVYMEQPPGFVAQGELGKVCRLQMSLYGLKQSPRTWFGRFSEAVQEFGMQKSKCDHSVFYRQSEVGLILLVVYVDDIVITGSDSAGISSLKTFLQTQFQTKNLGLLKYFLGIEVMRSKKGIFLSQRKYVLDLLTETGKLGAKSCSAPMTPTLQLLAGDSELFEDPERYRRLVGELNYLTVTRFDITYTVSVVSQFMSSSTVAHWEALEQILCYLKGAPGRCLLYGNHGHLNVECFSDADWAKSKVDRR; encoded by the exons ATGATACAAAatgacattcttcatcagtcttcctgtgtggataccccatcccaaaatggcgtgaccgAAAGAAAAAattggcatcttcttgaggtaactcgtgctcttctttttcagatgaaagttcctaaacacttttgggcggatgcagtttctacagcatgttttttgatcaatcgtatgctgtcttctgtccttaatggggatattccttatactgctttgttttttacaaaatctttgtttcctattgaaccccgtattttttgttgtacctgttttgtgcgtgatgttcgtccacaggttactaaattggatccaaaatctctcaaatgtgtcttccttgggtactcccttCTCCAAAAATG gagattggagatttctgactcagatcctccaccagctacttcgttgggagatcctgtacctcatactgatcatgattctaatctagacttacccattgctcttcgtaaagataaacgttcatgtacttaccctatcgcttcttttgtttcttctaatcaattgtcttcttgttctcaatgttttgttatttctttagactctgttcctatccctaatactgttggtgaggcactgtctcatcttggctggtgtgatgctatgaaagaggaaatggaggctttagatggtaatggtacatgggaactgttgcctttgcccactggtaagaaagctattggttgcaaatgggtatttacagtaaaggtaaatcctgatgattTCGTGACTAGGcgaaaagcacgccttgtagcaaaaggatatgctcagacatatggggttgattactctgacactttttcttctgtagctaaacttacttctattcgcttgtttatctctttagcagctacatatgatcggctcctgcatcaattggatatcaagaatgctttccttcatggttatcttcaggaggaggtgtatatggagcaaccacctgggtttgttgctcaaggggagttgggtaaagtttgtaggcttcagatgtctctttatggcttgaaacaaagtcctaggacatggtttgggagattcagtgaagcagtacaggaatttggtatgcaaaagagtaagtgtgatcactcagtattttataggcaatctgaggttggtctaattctcctggtagtctatgtggatgacattgtcatcactgggagtgattctgcaggtatttcatctcttaaaaccttcctccaaacccagtttcagaccaaaaacttgggattattaaagtatttcttgggtattgaagttatgagaagtaagaagggtattttcttgtctcaaagaaaatatgtcctcgatctattgacagagacaggaaaattaggtgctaagtcttgtagtgcaccaatgactccaactttacaactgttagcaggggatagtgagttatttgaagatccagagagatacaggagattggtaggagaattgaactaccttacagtcactcgtttTGACATTACTTATactgttagtgtggtaagtcagtttatgtcttcctcaactgttgctcattgggaagccttagaacaaatcttgtgttacctgaagggcgctccaggaagatgtttgctatatggtaatcatgggcatttgaatgttgaatgtttttcagatgccgactgggctaaatctaaggttgacaggaggtaa